The following coding sequences lie in one Zingiber officinale cultivar Zhangliang chromosome 2B, Zo_v1.1, whole genome shotgun sequence genomic window:
- the LOC122046592 gene encoding receptor-like serine/threonine-protein kinase SD1-7 isoform X1 has protein sequence MAWMQLFLLQLLEIVLAETFFLISLSSSSGDMMMGNSSLINNQTLISAGNLFGLGFFSPVNDSATAYIGIWYYNNPPTENKVEVWVANRNRSVNTSMASLNLTSDGNLILFEEGTQIWSTGTFAELNSARLQLIDSGNLVLTAGNSNRILWQSFDHASDTLLPGMKVGFNFQTNISWQLVSWKNATDPSPGKYILRMETYNVPDFFLLGVNESVKLGRTGPWNGQWFVGLPNMGNYIARYVNFTYVSNQNNQTYFIDEYQTRSQELLRLLVDANGTIRLLISGGGEWTSLLSILDDDCDNYNRCGRNRVCTKGYLSTFCLCLEGFEDKGAVGCARKEPLLCSSNQFSKEQNMKVPDTENATSRGKISLDACKKLCLDDCSCVAYAVINGPYGCITWRGELLDLRSFTDGDRGDDLYIRLPGSSTSKNWKHLLLAIIISTLLGSFLLCSVGVLLKRRRNRALQFPNAEQGLISPLDVLPSYGLHTIKVATNNFSEENKLGEGGFGVVYKGELDDGQKIAVKKLSRYSSQGPNEFQNELSVIAKLQHRNLVRLLGSCIEGDERLMILEYMENKSLDTFIYDKAKSSCLNWQRRFDIIIGIARGLLYLHQDSRLRVVHRDLKPSNILLDKDMNPKISDFGIARIFEGDNALEDATTRPVGTFGYMAPEYLSYGVFSFKSDVFSFGVIILEIISGKKNRIFNQTDTNLNLLGHAYKLWNEGRTLEILDDTLNKSYSTEEVLCCIQTSLLCVQNDSEDRPTMTEVVMMLASEDQRLTPLKQPTITTSNEEGFTTNEMSVTLVGR, from the exons ATGGCGTGGATGCAGCTCTTTCTTCTACAATTACTGGAAATAGTACTAGCAGAGACATTCTTTCTAATTAGCCTATCCTCGTCATCTG GAGATATGATGATGGGGAATAGCTCACTTATCAATAACCAGACATTGATCTCGGCGGGGAACCTGTTCGGACTCGGCTTTTTCAGTCCAGTTAACGATTCTGCGACTGCATACATAGGAATTTGGTACTACAATAACCCACCAACAGAAAACAAAGTAGAAGTCTGGGTGGCCAATAGGAACAGATCTGTCAACACATCCATGGCATCGTTGAACCTGACTTCCGACGGAAATCTAATCTTATTTGAGGAAGGAACACAGATTTGGTCGACGGGAACATTCGCAGAACTCAATTCTGCACGTTTGCAGCTTATAGACTCAGGAAACCTCGTGCTGACTGCCGGCAATTCTAACAGAATTCTATGGCAGAGCTTCGACCATGCGTCTGACACTCTTCTCCCCGGCATGAAGGTAGGATTCAACTTCCAGACCAACATTTCGTGGCAGCTCGTGTCATGGAAGAATGCCACGGACCCTTCTCCGGGCAAGTACATCCTCAGAATGGAGACGTATAATGTTCCGGATTTTTTCTTGCTGGGAGTGAATGAATCCGTCAAACTCGGTCGCACTGGGCCATGGAACGGGCAATGGTTCGTCGGCCTTCCAAATATGGGGAACTACATCGCGAGGTACGTAAACTTCACATACGTGTCCAACCAGAATAACCAGACCTACTTCATCGATGAATATCAGACTCGATCTCAAGAGTTATTGCGGCTGCTAGTGGACGCCAACGGAACGATCCGGCTTTTGATTTCTGGAGGGGGAGAGTGGACTTCTTTATTATCGATTCTAGACGACGACTGCGATAACTACAATCGTTGCGGCCGCAACAGAGTTTGCACAAAGGGCTACCTCTCAACCTTTTGCCTTTGCTTGGAAGGGTTTGAGGACAAAGGCGCCGTCGGATGCGCGAGGAAGGAGCCCTTGCTTTGCTCGTCGAACCAGTTTTCGAAGGAGcagaacatgaaggtgcccgacaCAGAGAACGCAACCTCACGAGGCAAGATTAGTCTGGATGCGTGCAAGAAATTGTGCTTGGATGATTGCTCCTGTGTCGCGTATGCGGTGATAAATGGGCCTTATGGCTGCATAACTTGGCGCGGTGAGCTGTTGGATCTCAGAAGTTTTACTGACGGAGACAGAGGAGATGATTTGTACATTCGGCTCCCAG GATCATCAACGTCAAAAAATTGGAAGCACCTCCTTTTGGCGATAATCATTTCGACGTTGCTGGGAAGTTTTTTGCTGTGCAGTGTAGGTGTACTCCTTAAGAGGAGGAGAAACAGAGCATTGCAATTTCCAAATGCGGAACAAG GTTTGATTAGTCCATTGGATGTACTTCCTTCATATGGTTTGCATACTATAAAAGTTGCAACAAATAATTTTTCTGAAGAAAACAAACTCGGGGAAGGGGGATTTGGTGTTGTTTATAAG GGTGAATTGGATGATGGACAGAAGATTGCTGTCAAAAAATTATCAAGATACTCCTCACAAGGCCCAAATGAGTTCCAGAATGAACTATCCGTGATAGCCAAGTTACAACATAGAAATCTTGTTCGTCTTCTAGGCTCCTGTATTGAAGGAGATGAGCGACTTATGATACTCGAATACATGGAAAATAAGAGCCTTGATACTTTTATTTATG ATAAAGCAAAAAGTTCATGTCTAAATTGGCAAAGACGTTTTGATATTATAATTGGGATCGCTCGAGGACTTCTATACTTGCATCAAGACTCTAGATTGAGAGTTGTTCATCGTGATCTTAAACCGAGTAATATTCTTCTTGACAAGGATATGAACCCAAAAATTTCAGATTTTGGCATTGCAAGGATATTTGAAGGAGATAATGCTCTTGAGGATGCAACAACGCGACCGGTGGGAACATT CGGTTACATGGCACCTGAGTACTTATCATATGGagttttttcattcaagtcagaTGTGTTTAGTTTTGGTGTGATAATACTAGAAATCATAAGCGGAAAGAAGAATAGAATATTCAATCAAACTGATACAAATCTAAATCTTTTAGGACAT GCATATAAACTTTGGAACGAAGGAAGAACTTTAGAGATTCTTGATGATACATTAAATAAGTCATATTCAACAGAAGAAGTACTATGTTGTATCCAAACGAGTCTTTTATGTGTACAAAATGATAGTGAAGATAGGCCAACAATGACAGAAGTGGTAATGATGTTAGCGAGTGAGGACCAACGCCTCACCCCACTTAAACAACCTACAATAACAACTAGCAATGAAGAAGGTTTCACTACCAACGAAATGAGTGTCACACTTGTAGGTCGATGA
- the LOC122046592 gene encoding receptor-like serine/threonine-protein kinase SD1-7 isoform X2: MAWMQLFLLQLLEIVLAETFFLISLSSSSGDMMMGNSSLINNQTLISAGNLFGLGFFSPVNDSATAYIGIWYYNNPPTENKVEVWVANRNRSVNTSMASLNLTSDGNLILFEEGTQIWSTGTFAELNSARLQLIDSGNLVLTAGNSNRILWQSFDHASDTLLPGMKVGFNFQTNISWQLVSWKNATDPSPGKYILRMETYNVPDFFLLGVNESVKLGRTGPWNGQWFVGLPNMGNYIARYVNFTYVSNQNNQTYFIDEYQTRSQELLRLLVDANGTIRLLISGGGEWTSLLSILDDDCDNYNRCGRNRVCTKGYLSTFCLCLEGFEDKGAVGCARKEPLLCSSNQFSKEQNMKVPDTENATSRGKISLDACKKLCLDDCSCVAYAVINGPYGCITWRGELLDLRSFTDGDRGDDLYIRLPGSSTSKNWKHLLLAIIISTLLGSFLLCSVGVLLKRRRNRALQFPNAEQGLISPLDVLPSYGLHTIKVATNNFSEENKLGEGGFGVVYKGELDDGQKIAVKKLSRYSSQGPNEFQNELSVIAKLQHRNLVRLLGSCIEGDERLMILEYMENKSLDTFIYDKAKSSCLNWQRRFDIIIGIARGLLYLHQDSRLRVVHRDLKPSNILLDKDMNPKISDFGIARIFEGDNALEDATTRPVGTLTSILALKVTHRSFLKKISNLGKTSSCSNWYPSSAMMPLAPSIPSYNRESANFDTCTVCSPKLSENCRDRFPTL; encoded by the exons ATGGCGTGGATGCAGCTCTTTCTTCTACAATTACTGGAAATAGTACTAGCAGAGACATTCTTTCTAATTAGCCTATCCTCGTCATCTG GAGATATGATGATGGGGAATAGCTCACTTATCAATAACCAGACATTGATCTCGGCGGGGAACCTGTTCGGACTCGGCTTTTTCAGTCCAGTTAACGATTCTGCGACTGCATACATAGGAATTTGGTACTACAATAACCCACCAACAGAAAACAAAGTAGAAGTCTGGGTGGCCAATAGGAACAGATCTGTCAACACATCCATGGCATCGTTGAACCTGACTTCCGACGGAAATCTAATCTTATTTGAGGAAGGAACACAGATTTGGTCGACGGGAACATTCGCAGAACTCAATTCTGCACGTTTGCAGCTTATAGACTCAGGAAACCTCGTGCTGACTGCCGGCAATTCTAACAGAATTCTATGGCAGAGCTTCGACCATGCGTCTGACACTCTTCTCCCCGGCATGAAGGTAGGATTCAACTTCCAGACCAACATTTCGTGGCAGCTCGTGTCATGGAAGAATGCCACGGACCCTTCTCCGGGCAAGTACATCCTCAGAATGGAGACGTATAATGTTCCGGATTTTTTCTTGCTGGGAGTGAATGAATCCGTCAAACTCGGTCGCACTGGGCCATGGAACGGGCAATGGTTCGTCGGCCTTCCAAATATGGGGAACTACATCGCGAGGTACGTAAACTTCACATACGTGTCCAACCAGAATAACCAGACCTACTTCATCGATGAATATCAGACTCGATCTCAAGAGTTATTGCGGCTGCTAGTGGACGCCAACGGAACGATCCGGCTTTTGATTTCTGGAGGGGGAGAGTGGACTTCTTTATTATCGATTCTAGACGACGACTGCGATAACTACAATCGTTGCGGCCGCAACAGAGTTTGCACAAAGGGCTACCTCTCAACCTTTTGCCTTTGCTTGGAAGGGTTTGAGGACAAAGGCGCCGTCGGATGCGCGAGGAAGGAGCCCTTGCTTTGCTCGTCGAACCAGTTTTCGAAGGAGcagaacatgaaggtgcccgacaCAGAGAACGCAACCTCACGAGGCAAGATTAGTCTGGATGCGTGCAAGAAATTGTGCTTGGATGATTGCTCCTGTGTCGCGTATGCGGTGATAAATGGGCCTTATGGCTGCATAACTTGGCGCGGTGAGCTGTTGGATCTCAGAAGTTTTACTGACGGAGACAGAGGAGATGATTTGTACATTCGGCTCCCAG GATCATCAACGTCAAAAAATTGGAAGCACCTCCTTTTGGCGATAATCATTTCGACGTTGCTGGGAAGTTTTTTGCTGTGCAGTGTAGGTGTACTCCTTAAGAGGAGGAGAAACAGAGCATTGCAATTTCCAAATGCGGAACAAG GTTTGATTAGTCCATTGGATGTACTTCCTTCATATGGTTTGCATACTATAAAAGTTGCAACAAATAATTTTTCTGAAGAAAACAAACTCGGGGAAGGGGGATTTGGTGTTGTTTATAAG GGTGAATTGGATGATGGACAGAAGATTGCTGTCAAAAAATTATCAAGATACTCCTCACAAGGCCCAAATGAGTTCCAGAATGAACTATCCGTGATAGCCAAGTTACAACATAGAAATCTTGTTCGTCTTCTAGGCTCCTGTATTGAAGGAGATGAGCGACTTATGATACTCGAATACATGGAAAATAAGAGCCTTGATACTTTTATTTATG ATAAAGCAAAAAGTTCATGTCTAAATTGGCAAAGACGTTTTGATATTATAATTGGGATCGCTCGAGGACTTCTATACTTGCATCAAGACTCTAGATTGAGAGTTGTTCATCGTGATCTTAAACCGAGTAATATTCTTCTTGACAAGGATATGAACCCAAAAATTTCAGATTTTGGCATTGCAAGGATATTTGAAGGAGATAATGCTCTTGAGGATGCAACAACGCGACCGGTGGGAACATT GACGAGCATTCTTGCTTTAAAGGTGACGCACCGAAGTTTTCtgaaaaagatatcaaatcttggAAAAACCAGCAGCTGCAGCAATTGGTATCCATCATCAGCAATGATGCCTTTAGCACCTTCTATACCCTCATATAACAGAGAATCTGCAAATTTTGATACATGCACAGTTTGTTCACCGAAATTATCAGAAAATTGTAGAGACAGATTTCCAACACTCTGA
- the LOC122046592 gene encoding receptor-like serine/threonine-protein kinase SD1-7 isoform X3, with translation MAWMQLFLLQLLEIVLAETFFLISLSSSSGDMMMGNSSLINNQTLISAGNLFGLGFFSPVNDSATAYIGIWYYNNPPTENKVEVWVANRNRSVNTSMASLNLTSDGNLILFEEGTQIWSTGTFAELNSARLQLIDSGNLVLTAGNSNRILWQSFDHASDTLLPGMKVGFNFQTNISWQLVSWKNATDPSPGKYILRMETYNVPDFFLLGVNESVKLGRTGPWNGQWFVGLPNMGNYIARYVNFTYVSNQNNQTYFIDEYQTRSQELLRLLVDANGTIRLLISGGGEWTSLLSILDDDCDNYNRCGRNRVCTKGYLSTFCLCLEGFEDKGAVGCARKEPLLCSSNQFSKEQNMKVPDTENATSRGKISLDACKKLCLDDCSCVAYAVINGPYGCITWRGELLDLRSFTDGDRGDDLYIRLPGSSTSKNWKHLLLAIIISTLLGSFLLCSVGVLLKRRRNRALQFPNAEQGLISPLDVLPSYGLHTIKVATNNFSEENKLGEGGFGVVYKGELDDGQKIAVKKLSRYSSQGPNEFQNELSVIAKLQHRNLVRLLGSCIEGDERLMILEYMENKSLDTFIYDKAKSSCLNWQRRFDIIIGIARGLLYLHQDSRLRVVHRDLKPSNILLDKDMNPKISDFGIARIFEGDNALEDATTRPVGTLHINFGTKEEL, from the exons ATGGCGTGGATGCAGCTCTTTCTTCTACAATTACTGGAAATAGTACTAGCAGAGACATTCTTTCTAATTAGCCTATCCTCGTCATCTG GAGATATGATGATGGGGAATAGCTCACTTATCAATAACCAGACATTGATCTCGGCGGGGAACCTGTTCGGACTCGGCTTTTTCAGTCCAGTTAACGATTCTGCGACTGCATACATAGGAATTTGGTACTACAATAACCCACCAACAGAAAACAAAGTAGAAGTCTGGGTGGCCAATAGGAACAGATCTGTCAACACATCCATGGCATCGTTGAACCTGACTTCCGACGGAAATCTAATCTTATTTGAGGAAGGAACACAGATTTGGTCGACGGGAACATTCGCAGAACTCAATTCTGCACGTTTGCAGCTTATAGACTCAGGAAACCTCGTGCTGACTGCCGGCAATTCTAACAGAATTCTATGGCAGAGCTTCGACCATGCGTCTGACACTCTTCTCCCCGGCATGAAGGTAGGATTCAACTTCCAGACCAACATTTCGTGGCAGCTCGTGTCATGGAAGAATGCCACGGACCCTTCTCCGGGCAAGTACATCCTCAGAATGGAGACGTATAATGTTCCGGATTTTTTCTTGCTGGGAGTGAATGAATCCGTCAAACTCGGTCGCACTGGGCCATGGAACGGGCAATGGTTCGTCGGCCTTCCAAATATGGGGAACTACATCGCGAGGTACGTAAACTTCACATACGTGTCCAACCAGAATAACCAGACCTACTTCATCGATGAATATCAGACTCGATCTCAAGAGTTATTGCGGCTGCTAGTGGACGCCAACGGAACGATCCGGCTTTTGATTTCTGGAGGGGGAGAGTGGACTTCTTTATTATCGATTCTAGACGACGACTGCGATAACTACAATCGTTGCGGCCGCAACAGAGTTTGCACAAAGGGCTACCTCTCAACCTTTTGCCTTTGCTTGGAAGGGTTTGAGGACAAAGGCGCCGTCGGATGCGCGAGGAAGGAGCCCTTGCTTTGCTCGTCGAACCAGTTTTCGAAGGAGcagaacatgaaggtgcccgacaCAGAGAACGCAACCTCACGAGGCAAGATTAGTCTGGATGCGTGCAAGAAATTGTGCTTGGATGATTGCTCCTGTGTCGCGTATGCGGTGATAAATGGGCCTTATGGCTGCATAACTTGGCGCGGTGAGCTGTTGGATCTCAGAAGTTTTACTGACGGAGACAGAGGAGATGATTTGTACATTCGGCTCCCAG GATCATCAACGTCAAAAAATTGGAAGCACCTCCTTTTGGCGATAATCATTTCGACGTTGCTGGGAAGTTTTTTGCTGTGCAGTGTAGGTGTACTCCTTAAGAGGAGGAGAAACAGAGCATTGCAATTTCCAAATGCGGAACAAG GTTTGATTAGTCCATTGGATGTACTTCCTTCATATGGTTTGCATACTATAAAAGTTGCAACAAATAATTTTTCTGAAGAAAACAAACTCGGGGAAGGGGGATTTGGTGTTGTTTATAAG GGTGAATTGGATGATGGACAGAAGATTGCTGTCAAAAAATTATCAAGATACTCCTCACAAGGCCCAAATGAGTTCCAGAATGAACTATCCGTGATAGCCAAGTTACAACATAGAAATCTTGTTCGTCTTCTAGGCTCCTGTATTGAAGGAGATGAGCGACTTATGATACTCGAATACATGGAAAATAAGAGCCTTGATACTTTTATTTATG ATAAAGCAAAAAGTTCATGTCTAAATTGGCAAAGACGTTTTGATATTATAATTGGGATCGCTCGAGGACTTCTATACTTGCATCAAGACTCTAGATTGAGAGTTGTTCATCGTGATCTTAAACCGAGTAATATTCTTCTTGACAAGGATATGAACCCAAAAATTTCAGATTTTGGCATTGCAAGGATATTTGAAGGAGATAATGCTCTTGAGGATGCAACAACGCGACCGGTGGGAACATT GCATATAAACTTTGGAACGAAGGAAGAACTTTAG